One window of Rasiella rasia genomic DNA carries:
- a CDS encoding DUF4249 domain-containing protein: protein MKNLLFKLGALFTLLLTIIGCVEEIRFDNETFENVLIIDATLTDEEKYHHIYINRAHRFNEDGPNRVSGATVQILTHTETYTFEEEAAGIYTSVQRFKASPNTTYKLQITTQNGSVYTSTGMALTTATAIDNLYARRDTNDDGVNGMSIYVDSYDPSNTSKFYRYEFEETFKIVAPFWRNQDLYIVDDVYPNCILGLTPRSEDKIICYRTEASNFINLATTSTLAEDRVSEHLVRFLSSESYKISYRYSILVTQYVQTEQAYNYFKTLGSFSDEGSLFSQLQTGYIAGNITSENNSSEKIVGFFEVAAVARERLFLNYTDFYPDEALPPYVVPCTTSAPELYDISHNYMCGAVMNIIRNNALVYLKENTGQFPRGGPFVMVPRSCGDCTALGETTSPEFWVE, encoded by the coding sequence ATGAAAAATTTACTTTTTAAACTCGGCGCTTTATTTACACTACTGCTTACTATTATTGGATGTGTAGAAGAAATTCGTTTTGATAATGAAACTTTTGAAAATGTGCTGATTATTGATGCTACCCTAACCGACGAAGAAAAATATCATCATATATATATTAACCGCGCCCATCGTTTTAATGAAGACGGCCCCAACAGAGTATCTGGTGCAACGGTGCAAATTCTCACACATACTGAAACCTACACTTTTGAAGAGGAGGCCGCTGGAATTTATACTTCAGTACAGCGTTTTAAAGCCAGTCCTAATACTACATACAAATTACAAATAACCACCCAAAACGGAAGCGTATATACTTCCACTGGGATGGCACTTACTACTGCTACAGCAATCGATAATTTATATGCTCGTCGAGACACCAATGATGATGGTGTAAACGGAATGTCCATCTATGTAGATAGTTACGACCCGAGCAATACATCAAAATTTTATAGGTACGAATTTGAGGAAACCTTTAAAATTGTGGCTCCATTTTGGAGAAATCAGGATTTATATATTGTTGACGATGTTTACCCCAATTGTATTTTAGGGTTAACCCCAAGAAGTGAGGATAAGATAATATGTTACAGAACAGAGGCTTCAAATTTTATAAATTTAGCTACTACCAGTACCTTAGCCGAAGATAGAGTGTCAGAACATTTAGTTAGGTTCTTGTCAAGCGAAAGTTACAAAATATCATACCGATATAGCATTCTTGTAACACAATATGTGCAGACAGAACAGGCTTATAACTACTTTAAAACTTTAGGTTCATTTAGCGACGAAGGCAGCTTGTTTTCGCAACTACAGACAGGATATATTGCAGGAAATATAACTTCAGAAAATAATTCATCTGAAAAAATAGTAGGTTTCTTTGAAGTTGCGGCAGTAGCTAGAGAACGATTATTCTTGAATTACACAGATTTTTACCCTGATGAAGCATTACCACCGTATGTAGTGCCTTGCACAACATCTGCACCAGAGTTGTACGATATTTCGCATAACTATATGTGCGGTGCAGTTATGAATATTATTAGAAATAATGCGCTAGTCTATCTTAAAGAAAACACAGGGCAGTTCCCGCGTGGAGGACCATTTGTTATGGTGCCTAGATCTTGCGGCGACTGTACAGCCCTTGGAGAAACTACATCACCCGAATTTTGGGTAGAATAA
- a CDS encoding TonB-dependent receptor: MKQRHLFKQPLFFFLMFLSIFGFAQQEPKTISVTFYETPLEIALETIATKAGYQAYYVIDWLDTATVTGSFTNSTVNEVLETILNKTVLNFYITRDNKLILTKNNRIYDELPKNFFEEVPTETTTQAKPTEIVKSPVFYNQPQTIATKLLETVRIGKEDKNNAKTSFVLKGTARNQETGKLVSNIAITVEGTTLGAITSEKGAFKLQLPGGVYILSAQSLGFQTLRKRVVLYNDGTLDLTLSEALEGLDEVIVTGKVKNVVASTDMGTTEVDVEQIKNIPLVLGERDVFKAAATLPGISSAGEGAAGYNVRGGSSDQNLILLDDGVLYNPAHFFGIFSAVNPFTTQDLTIYKGHIPARFGGRLSSVFDITTRNANVNEFEGEASIGPVTSSVVIETPLAKEKAAIMVGARGTYSDIILKNLDEEELRNSQANFYDVILKYNHKLNDKNSLQATGYYSRDAFSITSDSLYRYSNRLITLHWNHTINEKHKGTMVLSNSNYQFNVDFEGQTNTNFELGYGINETELKLKMNYELNKQHTFQYGLSSKLYAVRPGDINPLGDSSIIVPISIDKERALESALYVSDNFEINKKLAVEGGIRLSVFTALGEASQNIYAEGASNTANNLIETRNYGSFETIKTYLAPEFRIASRYLFTPKFSVKGSINTHYQYIHKLSNNTTASPIDTWKLSDLNIEPERTVQYALGLFHNFSENIYELSIEGYYKRSSNVLDYKVGAQLLLNEAVEQEVLQGEGKAYGVELLLKKLKGKLNGWVGYTYSRSFLKLDGNSPEEQVNNGAFFRSNYDKPHDFSLVANYKISKRFSFSGNFVYQTGRPVTVPIGNFVVNNTELVLFSDRNAFRIPDYYRLDLGFNVEGNHKKNKLAHSFWNISVYNVLGRNNPYSVFFVAKDGDVKAYRTSIFSVAIPTISYNIKF, from the coding sequence ATGAAACAACGCCACCTCTTTAAACAGCCGCTTTTCTTCTTTCTAATGTTCTTATCAATTTTTGGGTTTGCACAGCAAGAACCAAAAACTATCAGCGTAACATTTTATGAAACACCACTTGAAATCGCTTTGGAGACCATAGCCACAAAAGCGGGGTATCAAGCGTATTATGTAATAGATTGGTTAGATACTGCTACTGTAACGGGTTCGTTTACTAATAGTACGGTCAACGAGGTATTAGAAACTATCTTAAACAAAACAGTCCTTAACTTCTACATTACTAGAGATAACAAACTTATTCTGACTAAAAATAACCGTATTTATGATGAGTTACCTAAAAACTTTTTTGAAGAGGTGCCTACAGAAACAACAACGCAAGCCAAACCTACCGAAATTGTAAAATCGCCTGTATTTTACAACCAACCTCAAACAATCGCTACAAAATTACTAGAAACAGTACGAATAGGGAAAGAAGATAAAAACAATGCTAAAACAAGCTTTGTACTAAAAGGTACTGCAAGAAATCAAGAAACAGGAAAGCTTGTAAGCAATATTGCAATTACCGTTGAAGGTACTACGCTGGGCGCAATAACTTCGGAAAAGGGCGCTTTTAAATTGCAACTACCTGGAGGTGTTTATATACTTTCGGCACAATCTTTAGGCTTCCAAACACTTCGGAAACGTGTTGTACTTTACAACGATGGTACTTTAGATTTAACTCTTAGTGAAGCCTTAGAAGGGTTAGATGAGGTGATTGTTACTGGGAAAGTAAAAAATGTTGTAGCCTCGACCGATATGGGAACAACAGAAGTTGATGTGGAGCAAATTAAAAACATTCCACTTGTATTAGGCGAACGTGATGTTTTTAAAGCAGCTGCTACATTGCCCGGCATATCCTCTGCGGGCGAAGGCGCGGCGGGCTACAATGTAAGGGGAGGGAGTTCTGATCAGAATTTGATACTGCTAGATGATGGAGTATTGTATAACCCAGCACATTTCTTCGGAATTTTCTCTGCAGTAAACCCGTTTACCACTCAAGATCTTACCATTTATAAAGGGCATATCCCAGCGCGCTTTGGTGGCAGATTGTCTTCAGTATTCGATATCACAACAAGAAATGCAAATGTTAACGAGTTTGAAGGCGAGGCTTCTATTGGTCCTGTAACGAGTAGTGTGGTTATAGAAACTCCTTTGGCTAAAGAAAAAGCGGCAATAATGGTGGGTGCTCGAGGAACGTACTCAGACATTATACTTAAAAATTTAGATGAAGAAGAACTTCGGAACAGCCAAGCCAATTTCTACGACGTCATTTTAAAGTACAACCACAAACTAAATGATAAAAATAGCCTCCAAGCAACGGGATATTATTCGCGCGACGCTTTCAGCATTACGTCAGATTCGCTCTACAGATATAGCAATCGCCTAATAACCTTGCACTGGAATCATACTATTAACGAAAAGCATAAAGGCACCATGGTATTATCTAATAGCAACTACCAGTTTAATGTAGATTTTGAAGGCCAAACAAACACCAATTTTGAATTGGGCTATGGCATTAATGAAACCGAGTTAAAACTAAAAATGAACTACGAGCTTAACAAACAACACACATTTCAGTATGGCTTGTCTAGTAAATTGTATGCGGTGCGACCTGGAGATATTAATCCGTTGGGAGATTCCTCTATCATTGTACCCATCTCCATCGATAAAGAACGAGCGCTAGAATCTGCATTGTATGTGTCAGACAACTTTGAGATAAATAAGAAACTAGCCGTAGAGGGAGGTATAAGACTTTCTGTATTTACTGCCTTGGGAGAAGCTTCTCAAAATATTTATGCTGAAGGCGCTTCAAACACAGCCAATAACCTAATTGAAACACGAAATTATGGAAGTTTTGAAACTATTAAAACCTATCTAGCGCCAGAATTTCGAATCGCTTCTCGCTACCTTTTTACACCTAAATTTTCAGTAAAAGGCAGTATAAATACGCACTATCAATACATACACAAATTGTCTAATAATACCACGGCATCGCCAATTGATACTTGGAAGTTATCTGACCTAAATATCGAGCCAGAACGTACTGTACAGTATGCATTGGGGCTTTTTCATAATTTTTCTGAAAATATCTACGAACTAAGTATAGAAGGGTATTACAAACGTTCAAGCAATGTTTTGGACTACAAAGTTGGTGCCCAGTTGCTACTAAATGAAGCCGTAGAGCAAGAGGTGCTACAGGGAGAAGGAAAGGCGTATGGTGTCGAGTTGTTATTAAAAAAATTAAAAGGAAAGTTGAATGGTTGGGTAGGTTACACCTATTCTAGATCATTTTTAAAGTTGGATGGAAATTCGCCTGAAGAACAAGTTAACAATGGAGCGTTTTTTAGGTCTAATTACGACAAGCCTCATGATTTTAGTCTGGTAGCGAACTACAAAATTAGTAAGCGTTTTAGCTTCTCAGGTAATTTTGTATACCAAACTGGTAGACCCGTAACAGTACCAATAGGCAATTTTGTGGTAAACAACACCGAACTAGTATTGTTTAGTGATAGAAACGCGTTTAGAATCCCAGATTATTACCGTCTTGACCTTGGTTTTAATGTAGAAGGCAACCATAAAAAGAATAAACTAGCACATAGCTTTTGGAATATTTCAGTTTACAATGTGTTGGGAAGAAACAATCCTTACTCTGTTTTCTTTGTCGCAAAAGATGGCGATGTAAAAGCGTATAGAACATCTATTTTCTCGGTTGCGATTCCTACGATTAGTTATAATATAAAATTTTAA
- the panB gene encoding 3-methyl-2-oxobutanoate hydroxymethyltransferase, with protein MSVAKKEYKRITTKTLVDMKKKGDKISMLTAYDFTMAKIVDGAGIEVILVGDSASNVMAGHETTLPITLDQMIYHASSVVRGITRSLVVVDIPFGSYQSDPKEALRSAIRIMKESGAHAVKVEGGKEIKESVKRILNAGIPVMGHLGLTPQSIYKFGTYTVRAKEEEEAEKLKQDALLLEKAGCFAIVLEKVPAKLAEEVAKSLTIPIIGIGAGNGVDGQVLVTHDMIGMTYEFNPRFLRRYLDLYAEMTGAFEQYIDDVKTGSFPNDSEQY; from the coding sequence ATGAGCGTTGCTAAAAAAGAATATAAGCGTATTACTACCAAAACTCTGGTAGACATGAAAAAGAAAGGCGATAAAATTTCGATGCTAACCGCATACGATTTTACCATGGCCAAAATTGTAGATGGCGCCGGAATTGAGGTCATTTTAGTTGGCGATTCTGCCTCTAATGTTATGGCGGGTCATGAAACCACACTACCCATTACATTAGATCAAATGATTTATCATGCGTCTTCTGTGGTACGCGGAATAACACGTAGCTTGGTCGTAGTAGACATCCCTTTTGGAAGCTACCAAAGTGACCCAAAAGAAGCATTGCGTTCTGCCATTAGAATTATGAAAGAAAGCGGGGCACATGCTGTTAAAGTTGAAGGTGGTAAAGAAATTAAAGAGTCTGTAAAGCGTATTCTTAACGCAGGTATTCCAGTGATGGGGCATTTAGGGCTTACGCCTCAATCTATCTACAAATTTGGAACCTATACCGTTCGTGCAAAAGAGGAAGAAGAAGCAGAAAAACTAAAGCAAGACGCACTTTTACTTGAAAAAGCAGGGTGTTTTGCCATTGTTCTTGAAAAAGTACCCGCTAAATTGGCCGAAGAAGTCGCTAAAAGCCTCACCATCCCAATTATTGGTATTGGTGCTGGAAATGGTGTAGATGGACAAGTTCTTGTTACACATGATATGATAGGTATGACATACGAATTTAATCCTAGGTTTTTGCGCCGTTATTTAGATCTGTATGCTGAAATGACCGGTGCTTTTGAGCAATATATCGACGACGTAAAGACAGGAAGCTTTCCGAATGACAGCGAACAATACTAA
- a CDS encoding YifB family Mg chelatase-like AAA ATPase — translation MLTKVYGSAVFGVEATTITVEVNTDIGIGYHLVGLPDNAIKESNYRIAAALQNNGYKIPGKKITLNMAPADMRKEGSAYDLTLAMGILISTAQIEEKNVLEEYIIMGELSLDGSLQPIRGALPIAVNAKAEGFKGFILPIQNAKEAAIVEGLEVLGVSTIKEVIDFFHAEIPLQPTIVDMKAEFYEHLQNPEYDFSDVKGQESIKRCMEIAAAGGHNIILIGPPGSGKTMLAKRLPSILPPLSLSEALETTKIHSVAGRTKQKGGIMTSRPFRSPHHTISDVALVGGGQYPQPGEISLAHNGVLFLDELPEFKRSVLEVMRQPLEDRDVTISRARFTVTYPSSFMLVASMNPSPGGYFNDPEAPVVSSPAEMQRYLSKISGPLLDRIDIHIEVTPVPFEKLSEERKGESSVFIRKRVTQARDVQTKRFEALENIHYNAQMGVKEIRNFCKIDAVSLELLKTAMEQLNLSARAYDRILKVSRTIADLDGSEHISGVHISEAIQYRSLDREGWLG, via the coding sequence ATGCTTACAAAAGTATACGGGAGTGCTGTGTTTGGTGTTGAAGCAACCACCATCACGGTAGAAGTAAATACAGATATTGGTATAGGCTACCATTTGGTAGGTTTGCCAGATAATGCCATTAAAGAAAGCAATTATAGAATTGCCGCCGCACTTCAGAATAATGGATATAAAATTCCAGGAAAGAAAATTACGTTAAACATGGCGCCCGCCGACATGCGTAAAGAGGGCTCGGCATACGATCTTACACTGGCCATGGGTATTTTAATTTCTACAGCCCAAATTGAAGAGAAGAATGTCCTCGAAGAGTATATTATTATGGGCGAACTTTCTTTAGATGGTTCGTTGCAGCCTATACGTGGAGCGTTACCTATTGCAGTTAATGCAAAAGCCGAAGGGTTTAAAGGGTTTATTCTTCCCATCCAGAATGCTAAAGAAGCTGCTATTGTAGAAGGTTTAGAGGTGCTTGGCGTAAGCACGATTAAAGAAGTAATCGATTTTTTTCATGCTGAAATTCCCTTACAACCCACTATTGTAGACATGAAAGCAGAATTTTATGAACACCTCCAAAATCCAGAATACGATTTTAGTGATGTAAAAGGACAAGAAAGTATAAAGCGCTGCATGGAAATTGCCGCGGCCGGCGGTCATAATATCATACTCATCGGTCCACCAGGTAGTGGTAAGACCATGCTTGCAAAAAGACTCCCAAGCATTTTACCTCCGTTAAGTCTCTCTGAAGCCTTAGAAACTACAAAAATTCATAGCGTCGCAGGGCGTACCAAACAGAAAGGGGGCATTATGACCTCAAGGCCATTTCGGAGCCCACATCACACCATCTCAGATGTAGCGCTTGTAGGTGGTGGCCAATACCCACAACCTGGAGAAATATCTTTGGCGCACAATGGCGTGTTGTTTTTAGACGAATTACCTGAATTTAAACGAAGTGTTTTGGAGGTTATGCGGCAACCGCTAGAAGACCGCGATGTAACAATTTCTAGGGCGCGATTTACGGTAACCTATCCTTCAAGTTTTATGTTGGTAGCAAGTATGAACCCGAGTCCGGGTGGCTATTTTAATGATCCGGAGGCTCCGGTAGTCTCTTCCCCCGCTGAGATGCAGCGATATCTCAGTAAGATTTCGGGGCCTCTTTTGGATCGAATTGATATTCATATAGAAGTAACGCCAGTTCCTTTTGAAAAGCTTAGCGAAGAGCGAAAAGGGGAGTCTAGTGTTTTTATCAGAAAGCGAGTAACTCAAGCTAGAGATGTACAAACGAAGCGATTTGAAGCGCTCGAAAATATTCATTACAATGCGCAAATGGGTGTAAAGGAGATTCGTAACTTTTGCAAAATAGACGCAGTATCGTTAGAGCTACTTAAAACAGCAATGGAGCAATTAAACCTCTCTGCACGAGCCTACGACCGTATTCTGAAAGTTTCTCGCACCATAGCCGATTTAGATGGATCAGAACATATTTCAGGCGTTCATATTTCCGAAGCCATTCAATATAGGAGTTTAGATAGAGAAGGGTGGTTAGGGTAA
- a CDS encoding nuclear transport factor 2 family protein has translation MKTILFCFTLFISVSISAQSSFTPQDAKHLVDTFFEGFHKGDTLIMRSTLANKVQLQTAFSTKDGVAKITEGSVTDLLLAIAKRPADQKWDERLLDYKVSIDGNLAHVWTPYEFWVNGNFSHCGANAFTIAKSDTGWKIVHLIDSRRREGCTE, from the coding sequence ATGAAAACTATTCTTTTCTGTTTTACACTTTTCATTTCAGTATCTATTTCAGCACAATCATCTTTTACGCCGCAAGATGCAAAACACCTTGTAGATACCTTTTTTGAAGGGTTTCACAAAGGCGACACGCTAATTATGCGAAGTACATTAGCCAACAAGGTACAGCTGCAAACGGCTTTTTCTACAAAAGATGGAGTAGCCAAGATAACGGAAGGAAGTGTAACCGATTTATTACTTGCCATAGCAAAAAGGCCTGCAGATCAAAAATGGGACGAACGTTTGTTAGACTATAAAGTTAGTATAGATGGCAACTTAGCTCATGTTTGGACACCTTACGAATTTTGGGTGAACGGAAATTTTAGCCATTGTGGGGCAAATGCCTTTACCATTGCCAAGAGCGATACAGGTTGGAAGATTGTTCACCTGATTGACTCTAGAAGGCGGGAAGGATGTACCGAGTAA